One Haloterrigena salifodinae DNA window includes the following coding sequences:
- a CDS encoding BtpA/SgcQ family protein translates to MPTATPLRTRFDADRPVVGMAHLPPLPGAPEFDGDRDAVRTRALEDARRLEGGGIDGLVLENFGDAPFHPDDVPKHTVAEMTAVATEVTDAVDVPVGINVLRNDADAALSIAAAVDADFVRVNVHVGTASTDQGVLEGRAHETLRLRDRIDADVAILADVDVKHATPIGNRSIERAALEALERGRADGVIISGPGTGAETALEDVEWVADALSERCSDDSEPPVFVGSGVTTDTVADCFAAGADGVIVGTALKEDGETTNPVSSERVGDLVAARVADSSAD, encoded by the coding sequence ATGCCCACGGCTACGCCGCTCCGAACGCGCTTCGACGCTGACCGACCCGTCGTCGGAATGGCCCACCTCCCGCCCTTGCCGGGCGCACCGGAGTTCGACGGCGACCGCGACGCCGTCCGCACGCGCGCCCTCGAGGACGCCCGCCGTCTCGAGGGCGGCGGGATCGACGGACTCGTCCTCGAGAACTTCGGCGACGCGCCCTTTCACCCCGACGACGTCCCGAAACACACCGTCGCCGAGATGACCGCTGTCGCGACCGAAGTAACCGACGCCGTAGACGTCCCGGTCGGGATCAACGTCCTGCGCAACGACGCCGACGCCGCCCTCTCGATCGCCGCGGCGGTTGACGCCGATTTCGTCCGCGTCAACGTCCACGTCGGCACCGCCTCGACCGATCAGGGCGTTCTCGAGGGACGGGCCCACGAGACGCTCCGGCTTCGCGACCGGATCGACGCCGACGTGGCGATCCTCGCGGACGTCGACGTCAAACACGCGACGCCGATCGGCAACCGATCGATCGAGCGGGCCGCCCTCGAGGCGCTCGAGCGCGGCCGCGCGGACGGCGTGATCATCTCCGGGCCCGGTACGGGCGCCGAGACCGCACTCGAGGACGTCGAGTGGGTCGCCGACGCCCTGTCCGAGCGGTGCAGTGACGACTCCGAACCGCCCGTCTTCGTCGGCAGTGGCGTCACGACCGACACCGTCGCCGACTGCTTCGCGGCCGGCGCCGACGGCGTCATCGTCGGCACGGCGTTGAAGGAGGACGGCGAGACGACGAACCCCGTCTCGAGCGAGCGCGTCGGGGACCTCGTGGCCGCGCGGGTCGCGGACTCGAGTGCAGACTGA
- the bluB gene encoding 5,6-dimethylbenzimidazole synthase, with product MVKFSSSEREAIYKSIYARRDIRRFSEEPIPDAVLSRLLDAAHHAPSVGFSQPWDFVVVRDDGTKAEIASIAERAIAAAREGYREPRKSDFGRLKLEGITDAPVNICVTCDPTRDAPHVLGRNTMQEMDVYSTCLAVQNLWLAARAEGVGVGWVSFLYPHELRDVLDVPPHIRPVAYLCVGYPEDGFPREPVLQREGWRERIDGDELIHEGRWNPDKTPETPPQSHSRTSD from the coding sequence ATGGTTAAATTCAGTTCGAGCGAACGAGAGGCGATTTACAAATCCATCTACGCGCGCCGAGATATCAGACGCTTCAGCGAGGAGCCGATTCCCGATGCGGTGTTATCGCGGTTGCTGGACGCTGCACACCACGCGCCCAGCGTCGGCTTCTCGCAGCCCTGGGACTTCGTCGTCGTTCGAGACGACGGCACGAAGGCCGAGATCGCATCGATCGCCGAACGGGCGATCGCCGCCGCGCGCGAAGGGTATCGGGAACCGCGGAAGTCAGACTTCGGTCGGCTGAAACTCGAGGGGATCACCGACGCACCGGTGAATATCTGCGTTACCTGTGACCCGACCCGCGACGCGCCCCACGTCCTCGGTCGCAACACGATGCAGGAGATGGACGTGTATTCGACGTGTCTGGCCGTCCAGAACCTCTGGCTCGCCGCTCGCGCCGAAGGCGTCGGCGTCGGATGGGTGTCCTTTCTCTATCCCCACGAACTCCGCGACGTACTGGACGTTCCGCCGCACATCCGTCCGGTCGCGTACCTCTGTGTCGGCTACCCCGAAGACGGATTTCCGCGGGAACCGGTCCTGCAACGCGAGGGCTGGCGCGAGCGCATCGACGGCGACGAGCTGATACACGAGGGTCGGTGGAATCCCGACAAAACTCCGGAGACGCCACCGCAGTCGCACTCGAGGACGAGCGACTGA
- a CDS encoding SDR family NAD(P)-dependent oxidoreductase — MQIEGTALVTGGSGAVGRAIAAELARAGADVAIGYHTDEGGAERTADVVESRGQTATVVGGDVADIDDARTLVDGAAELGPLSTVVNAAGVVAPGPAESAPSRVGDVLSTNLEGAINVAAAAVDPLRETEGAIVNVGSVAAELGTVDVTYAASKGGLVGATRALARELGPDGIRVSAVAPGPVDTPMNDEITESLEERRFRGHHTVDTLLDRYEATPAEVATAVRFLAAHEFVTGEVLRVDGGMSID, encoded by the coding sequence ATGCAGATCGAGGGAACCGCACTCGTTACCGGCGGATCCGGCGCGGTGGGACGCGCGATCGCGGCGGAACTGGCTCGAGCAGGCGCCGACGTCGCGATCGGCTACCACACCGACGAGGGCGGCGCGGAGCGGACCGCCGACGTCGTCGAGTCTCGCGGGCAAACGGCGACGGTCGTCGGCGGAGACGTCGCCGATATCGACGACGCACGGACGCTGGTCGACGGCGCCGCCGAACTGGGTCCGTTGTCGACGGTCGTCAACGCCGCCGGCGTCGTCGCCCCGGGGCCGGCCGAGTCCGCGCCGTCGCGAGTCGGCGACGTCCTCTCGACCAACCTCGAGGGGGCGATCAACGTCGCGGCGGCCGCGGTCGATCCGCTTCGCGAGACCGAGGGAGCGATCGTCAACGTCGGCAGCGTCGCGGCCGAACTCGGGACAGTCGACGTCACGTACGCGGCCTCGAAAGGGGGCCTCGTGGGAGCCACGCGAGCGCTGGCCCGCGAACTCGGGCCTGACGGGATTCGCGTGTCGGCGGTCGCACCCGGCCCCGTCGACACGCCGATGAACGACGAGATCACCGAATCGCTCGAGGAGCGCCGCTTCCGGGGCCATCACACCGTCGACACGCTCCTCGATCGCTACGAGGCGACGCCGGCGGAGGTCGCGACGGCGGTCCGGTTCCTCGCGGCCCACGAGTTCGTGACGGGCGAGGTGCTCCGCGTCGACGGCGGTATGTCGATCGACTGA
- a CDS encoding aldehyde dehydrogenase family protein — MLPVVSDGERETVRSTTVAGIDGPVAEVARAPTVRVRDALSTAREEGFDALADVPIAELLDRLATAGALFLGEGAPSASTDSLEPFETYRRRVTEATGLPAGWVRTSAHWLAVGLRHAAESLRAQSPTGGLDVYDDPTFTRETTVGLAFTPRVRVLGASMPANDPTVYAWPALALGMRIPIVLRPSDREPFTAIRLARALLAAGIPPSAVHVLPGNRAVGETICREADHALAFGGAEAVAPFRDDPAVETYGPGESVAIVGRDPTDRELDALARGVRRAGGRACFNLTRIVATGDCDPDALAEGVADRLVGADAGPLHDDRTDVPGFVEREAAVRIDDAIAAIDGSDVTAADRETRLVERDGAARLLPTVLRTDELVPEFPFPFVGVTERERSALPDCLEGAYLAVAIGDDGLERRLVRSPAFRKVYGGGYPASVDLRETHETYLASFLYETTTYDPA, encoded by the coding sequence GTGCTCCCGGTCGTCTCCGACGGCGAGCGGGAGACGGTCCGGTCGACGACGGTCGCAGGGATCGATGGCCCCGTCGCCGAGGTGGCGCGAGCGCCGACTGTCCGCGTCCGCGATGCGCTCTCGACCGCTCGAGAGGAGGGGTTCGACGCCCTCGCGGACGTCCCGATCGCGGAACTGCTCGACCGCCTCGCGACCGCGGGCGCGTTGTTCCTCGGCGAGGGTGCACCGTCAGCCAGCACCGATTCGCTCGAGCCGTTCGAGACGTACCGCCGACGCGTTACCGAGGCGACCGGGCTGCCGGCCGGCTGGGTCCGAACCAGCGCCCACTGGCTCGCCGTCGGGCTCCGACACGCCGCCGAGTCGCTCCGGGCGCAGTCGCCGACCGGCGGACTCGACGTTTACGACGACCCGACCTTCACGCGGGAGACGACCGTGGGACTCGCGTTTACCCCTCGAGTTCGGGTTCTCGGCGCGTCGATGCCGGCCAACGACCCCACCGTCTACGCATGGCCGGCGCTGGCGCTCGGGATGCGGATTCCGATCGTCCTCCGCCCCTCGGACCGGGAGCCGTTCACCGCGATCCGGTTGGCTCGAGCGTTGCTCGCCGCCGGGATCCCGCCGTCGGCGGTTCACGTCCTGCCGGGGAATCGGGCCGTCGGCGAGACGATCTGCCGGGAGGCCGACCACGCCCTCGCGTTCGGCGGCGCGGAAGCGGTCGCGCCGTTTCGCGACGATCCCGCCGTTGAGACGTACGGGCCCGGGGAGAGCGTCGCGATCGTCGGCCGCGATCCGACGGACCGGGAACTGGACGCACTGGCCCGCGGCGTCCGTCGCGCCGGCGGACGGGCCTGCTTCAACCTCACCCGGATCGTCGCGACCGGGGACTGCGATCCCGACGCCCTCGCCGAGGGAGTGGCGGATCGGCTGGTCGGTGCCGACGCGGGCCCGCTTCACGACGACCGCACCGACGTTCCCGGGTTCGTCGAACGCGAGGCGGCTGTCCGAATCGACGACGCGATCGCGGCCATCGACGGGTCGGACGTCACCGCCGCCGACCGCGAGACGCGCCTCGTCGAGCGGGACGGCGCCGCCCGACTGCTACCGACTGTCCTCCGAACCGACGAACTCGTGCCCGAGTTCCCGTTCCCGTTCGTCGGCGTGACCGAACGCGAGCGGTCGGCGCTGCCGGACTGCCTCGAGGGCGCCTATCTCGCGGTCGCGATCGGCGACGACGGCCTCGAGCGGCGGCTGGTTCGCTCGCCCGCGTTCAGAAAGGTCTACGGCGGCGGCTATCCCGCGAGCGTCGACCTCCGGGAGACCCACGAGACGTACCTCGCGTCGTTCCTCTACGAGACGACGACCTACGATCCGGCGTAG
- a CDS encoding sodium:solute symporter family protein — protein sequence MNGTVLAIVGLYLVATLAIGWYGYVRTGATPAEYFLAGGTLGRVVFPLTMFATLMSAFIFLGSAGWGYQHGMGWFALLGVEAVAGIPLALIGLRVWRVGRDRGFLTPTELIGAAYDSDAVKLAVLVAQFVWAIPYLAIQAMGGGLLFESITDGAITFTQGAVLLTVVTGIYLTLGGLRSVAWSDVLQGIAVVVLLGGAVGYLIPALEPTAVTAELASDTELLTPAGELGFFTPGVWVSFLLMNAMAMIAYPQMFQRFLAAEDERAFRSLLVWWPVMVVVAALVPVLLGVWGAATMPGLEDPDAILPALLSAHAPPWIFGVVMGGALAAMMSTADSLVLTLSSIVSRDLYRAHLNPDASSGRETWVGRLTAVVLLGFGLAIALVQQGTIIDLAVYFIQGNALLLPAFLGALYWRRASAWGALASVCCGQAYFVAAEFGPAPSFAFLPFVPALAVACGALVAGSLLSAQSKTTALVATNRS from the coding sequence ATGAACGGAACGGTCCTCGCCATCGTCGGCCTCTATCTGGTCGCGACGCTAGCGATCGGCTGGTACGGATACGTTCGAACGGGGGCGACGCCGGCCGAGTACTTCCTCGCGGGGGGGACTCTCGGACGAGTCGTCTTTCCGCTGACGATGTTCGCGACGTTGATGAGCGCCTTCATCTTCCTCGGGAGCGCCGGCTGGGGATACCAGCACGGGATGGGGTGGTTCGCGCTCCTCGGCGTCGAGGCGGTCGCCGGGATCCCGCTCGCGCTGATCGGCCTCCGCGTGTGGCGGGTCGGACGTGATCGGGGCTTTCTCACGCCGACGGAACTAATCGGCGCGGCCTACGACAGCGACGCGGTGAAGCTGGCGGTCCTCGTCGCGCAGTTCGTCTGGGCGATTCCGTACCTCGCGATCCAGGCGATGGGCGGCGGCCTGCTGTTCGAGTCCATCACCGACGGGGCGATCACGTTCACGCAGGGTGCGGTCTTGCTCACCGTCGTCACCGGGATCTACCTCACGCTCGGCGGCCTTCGGAGCGTCGCCTGGTCCGACGTCCTGCAAGGCATCGCGGTCGTCGTCCTCCTCGGCGGCGCGGTCGGTTACCTAATCCCCGCGCTCGAGCCCACCGCGGTGACGGCGGAGCTGGCGAGCGACACTGAGCTGCTGACGCCGGCGGGCGAACTCGGCTTCTTCACCCCCGGCGTGTGGGTCTCGTTCCTGTTGATGAACGCGATGGCGATGATCGCCTACCCGCAGATGTTCCAGCGGTTCCTCGCCGCGGAGGACGAGCGCGCGTTTCGGTCGCTGCTCGTCTGGTGGCCCGTGATGGTCGTCGTCGCAGCGCTCGTCCCCGTCCTCCTCGGCGTGTGGGGCGCCGCAACGATGCCCGGCCTCGAGGATCCGGACGCGATCCTGCCGGCGCTGCTCTCGGCGCACGCGCCGCCGTGGATCTTCGGCGTCGTCATGGGCGGCGCCCTCGCGGCGATGATGAGCACGGCCGACAGCCTCGTGCTCACGCTGTCGTCGATCGTCTCTCGAGACCTGTATCGCGCCCACCTGAATCCGGACGCGAGCAGTGGCAGGGAGACGTGGGTCGGCCGGCTGACCGCGGTCGTCCTGTTGGGCTTCGGGCTGGCGATCGCGCTCGTCCAGCAGGGGACGATCATCGACCTCGCGGTCTACTTCATTCAGGGGAACGCGCTGTTGCTTCCGGCGTTCCTCGGCGCGCTGTACTGGCGGCGGGCCTCCGCGTGGGGCGCGCTGGCGTCGGTGTGTTGCGGCCAGGCGTACTTCGTCGCGGCGGAGTTCGGTCCCGCGCCGTCGTTCGCGTTCCTCCCGTTCGTTCCCGCGCTGGCCGTCGCCTGCGGCGCCCTCGTCGCCGGATCGCTGCTTTCAGCGCAGTCGAAGACGACCGCGCTCGTAGCGACGAACAGGTCCTGA
- a CDS encoding NADH:flavin oxidoreductase/NADH oxidase: MSELFSPLSLRDLEVPNRLAVSPMCQYSCDTDGLPTEWHRIHLGSRAVGGAGIVMTEATAVEPRGRITPHDLGIWSDEHAEALEPITQFIREQGGVPGIQLAHAGHKASKRRPWDGNVPIAPDETDPDGAEGWEVLSPSPDAYPPFDGDRPAMRKANYDDVQTVIDAYREAAERSLAAGFEIAEVHAAHGYLLHEFLSPATNRHEDEYGGSFENRTRLVREVVEAVREVWPDDKPVFVRISGTDWLDDRESWDIDQSVRLAREFADLGVDLVDVSSGGLHPDQRVPGGPNFQVPLAEAVREGSDVAAGAVGGVTEPAQADAIVRNGRADLVLVGRQFLRDPYFGLRAAAELEDDAAPHWPVQYRRAVR, from the coding sequence ATGTCAGAGCTGTTCTCTCCGCTTTCGCTGCGCGATCTCGAGGTACCCAACCGACTCGCCGTCTCTCCGATGTGCCAGTACTCCTGTGACACCGACGGACTCCCGACCGAGTGGCACCGCATCCACCTCGGGAGCCGGGCCGTCGGCGGGGCCGGCATCGTGATGACCGAAGCGACCGCCGTCGAGCCCCGCGGGCGGATCACGCCCCACGACCTCGGCATCTGGAGCGACGAGCACGCTGAGGCGCTCGAGCCGATCACCCAGTTCATCCGCGAGCAGGGTGGGGTTCCCGGCATCCAGCTCGCCCACGCGGGCCACAAGGCCAGCAAGCGGCGCCCGTGGGACGGCAACGTTCCGATCGCGCCGGACGAGACCGACCCCGACGGCGCGGAAGGCTGGGAAGTGCTCTCGCCGTCGCCCGACGCCTACCCGCCGTTCGACGGCGATCGGCCGGCGATGCGGAAGGCCAATTACGACGACGTCCAGACCGTGATCGACGCCTACCGCGAGGCGGCCGAACGCTCGCTCGCGGCCGGCTTCGAAATCGCCGAAGTCCACGCGGCCCACGGCTACCTGCTCCACGAGTTCCTCTCGCCGGCGACGAACCGCCACGAGGACGAGTACGGCGGGAGCTTCGAGAACCGCACACGACTGGTCCGCGAAGTCGTCGAGGCGGTCCGCGAGGTCTGGCCCGACGACAAGCCCGTCTTCGTCCGCATTTCGGGCACCGACTGGCTCGACGACCGCGAGTCCTGGGACATCGACCAGTCCGTCCGGCTGGCCCGGGAGTTCGCCGACCTCGGCGTCGATCTGGTCGACGTCAGTTCCGGCGGGCTCCACCCCGATCAGCGGGTTCCCGGCGGGCCGAACTTCCAGGTCCCCCTGGCGGAAGCCGTCCGCGAGGGAAGCGACGTCGCCGCCGGCGCCGTCGGCGGCGTCACCGAACCCGCACAGGCCGACGCCATCGTGCGAAACGGCCGAGCGGACCTCGTCCTCGTCGGCCGGCAGTTCCTCCGGGACCCGTACTTCGGCCTGCGCGCGGCCGCCGAACTCGAGGACGACGCCGCCCCGCACTGGCCCGTCCAGTACCGGCGCGCGGTCCGGTAG
- a CDS encoding twin-arginine translocation signal domain-containing protein, translating to MTEHTRRTVLKAAGASTLAVAVAGCTGGDDDSDDDSNDENGDESGDDTYEIDAGETIMLEGQVSGWKGLQPAAIEGIENPTLVLEKGAEYEIGWEAGDSASHNIELWDENEELVDEAYKLELTSDPDETLSFTASEDIAYYRCNPHSNMQGEIQVE from the coding sequence ATGACCGAACACACTCGACGGACCGTGCTGAAGGCCGCCGGTGCATCGACGCTCGCCGTCGCCGTTGCCGGCTGTACGGGCGGTGACGACGACAGCGACGACGACAGCAACGACGAGAACGGTGACGAGAGCGGCGACGACACCTACGAGATCGACGCCGGCGAGACGATCATGCTCGAGGGACAGGTGAGCGGCTGGAAAGGGCTCCAGCCCGCCGCGATCGAAGGCATCGAGAACCCGACGCTCGTCCTCGAGAAGGGTGCCGAGTACGAAATCGGCTGGGAGGCGGGCGACAGCGCGTCGCACAACATCGAGCTCTGGGACGAAAACGAGGAGCTCGTCGACGAAGCGTACAAACTCGAGCTGACCAGCGACCCTGACGAGACCCTCTCGTTTACGGCCAGCGAGGATATCGCGTACTATCGCTGTAACCCCCACAGCAACATGCAGGGGGAGATTCAGGTCGAGTGA
- a CDS encoding mechanosensitive ion channel family protein: MVWFASILLVGLTLRPKPILDLQRTYLDLLSSQLLATALLTVLLVAGIGVASRVRDLARRRRGRQIAEASYVFVLGGLVTGGVYGFSVIWRVTYILEYTLSAMMIDRWLAAQQLVTLAIVLSAYLAMRFVNRSIDKLAQTRALTKHQSEVAYHVSDVAIVAFAATMILALWGIDLTNIFIGAGAITAVVALTARETLTAMLAGFILLFSRPFYVGDWIEVNETTGIVTDVTIFTTKIQTFDDKHVLVPNDEVTDSQLVNYSQNDQLRVDVEVGVDYDTDIDRARSIVVDATEDLETVKNAPNPQVIAREFGESAILLECRVWIADPTMRRRHQARTAVIEAIMTAFDREGIDIPYPHRVHAPREESFPVDGGIDRGSAVSPLED, from the coding sequence ATGGTCTGGTTCGCTTCGATCCTTCTCGTCGGGCTTACGCTTCGACCCAAGCCGATCCTCGATCTGCAGCGAACGTATCTCGACTTGTTGAGTAGCCAACTGCTCGCGACCGCGCTCCTCACGGTGCTTCTCGTCGCCGGAATCGGCGTCGCCTCCCGGGTGCGAGACCTCGCCCGCCGACGGCGTGGCCGACAGATCGCCGAGGCGAGTTACGTGTTCGTCCTCGGCGGCCTCGTCACCGGCGGCGTCTACGGCTTCAGCGTCATCTGGCGGGTCACGTACATTCTCGAGTACACCCTTTCAGCGATGATGATCGACCGGTGGCTGGCCGCCCAGCAACTGGTCACGCTGGCGATCGTCCTCTCTGCCTACCTCGCGATGCGGTTCGTCAACCGATCGATCGACAAACTCGCGCAGACGCGGGCGCTCACGAAACACCAGAGCGAGGTGGCCTACCACGTCTCTGACGTCGCGATCGTCGCCTTCGCCGCCACGATGATCCTGGCGCTGTGGGGGATCGACCTGACGAACATCTTCATCGGCGCGGGGGCGATCACGGCGGTCGTCGCGCTGACGGCCCGCGAGACGCTGACGGCGATGCTCGCCGGCTTCATCCTACTGTTCTCGCGGCCGTTCTACGTCGGCGACTGGATCGAGGTCAACGAGACCACCGGGATCGTCACCGACGTCACCATCTTCACTACCAAGATCCAGACCTTCGACGACAAACACGTCCTCGTTCCGAACGACGAGGTGACCGACAGCCAGCTGGTCAACTACTCGCAGAACGACCAACTCCGCGTCGACGTTGAGGTCGGCGTCGACTACGACACCGATATCGACCGTGCCCGATCGATCGTCGTCGACGCGACCGAGGACCTCGAGACGGTCAAGAACGCGCCGAATCCGCAGGTGATCGCGAGGGAGTTCGGCGAGTCAGCGATCCTGCTCGAGTGTCGCGTCTGGATCGCCGATCCGACGATGCGGCGCAGGCACCAGGCGCGGACGGCCGTCATCGAGGCAATAATGACGGCGTTCGATCGCGAGGGGATCGACATCCCCTACCCGCACCGCGTCCACGCGCCGCGCGAGGAGAGCTTCCCCGTCGACGGCGGCATCGATCGCGGGAGCGCGGTCTCGCCGCTCGAGGACTGA